From the Mycobacterium noviomagense genome, the window GTTCTACGACGAGCACGGCATCACGCTGCGGCTCGGTTCGGCCGCCACCGGCCTGGACACCGCAGAACAGACGGTCACCCTCGAGGACGGGACCGTGCTGGGTTACGACGCGCTCGTCATCGCGACCGGCCTGGTGCCGCGGCGCATCCCATCATTTCCCGACCTCGAGGGCATCCGGGTGCTGCGGTTCTATGACGAAAGCATCGCCCTGCGCAGGCACGCAACCGAAGCGCGTCACGCCGTGGTAGTCGGTGCCGGCTTCATCGGCTGCGAGGTAGCTGCCAGCCTGCGCGGGCTTGGCGTTGACGTTGTGCTGGTCGAGCCGCAGCCGGCCCCACTGGCAGGGGTGCTCGGCACGCAGATCGGGGAACTCGTGGCGCGGCTGCACCGCGCCGAGGGTGTCGACGTGCGCACCGAAGTCGCGGTGGCCGAAGTTCGCGGTCAAGGCCATGTCAACTCCGTCGTACTTACCGACGGCGCCGAAGTGACAGCCGATTTGGTCGTGGTGGGCATCGGGTCGCGGCCTGCCACCGAGTGGCTGAACGGCAGCGGAATCAAAGTCGACAACGGCGTCATCTGCGACGAGGCCGGACGCACCAGCGCACCCAACGTATGGGCGCTGGGCGACGTCGCATCCTGGCGCAACCCGATGGGACACCAAGTGCGCGTGGAACATTGGAGCAACGTCGCCGAACAAGCCAGGGTCGTGGTGCCCGCCATGCTCGGTCAACAGGCGCCGTCGCACGTGGTCGTCCCCTACTTCTGGAGCGACCAGTACGACGTCAAGATCCAATGCCTCGGCGAGCCGCAGGCCACTGACATCGTGCACCTGGTCGAAGACGACGGCCGCAAATTCCTGGCCTACTACGAACGCGACGGCATCGTGGCCGGAGTCGTCGGCGGCGGCATGCCCGGCAAGGTCATGAAGACACGCGCCAAAATCGCTGTGGCCGCGCCGATCTCAGAAGTGCTGGGTTAAAACTTCTTCGACGTTATTCCCAGATCACCGGCGGGCCGTGCGGCGCGCAGTCGGCCAGCACCCGGTCGTCGCCGCCCGGCCAGCTGCGGACCCGCAGCAAGAAGGCATGCGGAGTATCGGGGGTGCGGCGCTGCGGCTCCAGCATGAGATGCGCGAACGGAGAGCGGACCGTCGCGCAGGCAGCGACCGCATCGATACCGGCACGGACCGCGTTTTGCTCATCAGCGGAGAGGTATTGCCAGGTAATCGAATGCCACAGCACGGTCAGCGCGCCGTCGGCCACGGCGAGCTCGGCGACTGCGTCCGCCGCGGTGCTGCGCTGAAGCCTGGCAGGAACCTTGCGGGCCAGGCTGATCGCGCCACGCAACCGGTCCATGCGGACGGTCATGTCGGGCCAGACGTAGCTCAGCAACGCCAGTTCGCCCTCGGGGCTAGTGGCGTCGATAGGCGCGATGTCATAGCCATGCCGTTCGGTTATCGGCACTGCACCGGCAGGCGGCAGTTTGCCGCGCCAGGCGTCGTCGATGATCACCGGCGAGTCGGTCGGGCCCCACTGACCGCCGGGGTAGCGGTAGCGGTAGTGATCGGCGCGTAGGTTCAACCCGGCACTGGATCCGATTTCGAAAAGCCTTACCGGCAGCGGGAATTGGCGTCTCAGGATCAGCAGGCCGCCAATGAGTGCAGCCGACCTGCCCACCTCGTTGGTTTGCGGCGGTTGATCAAGGGCAGCCCGCAGCGGGCTGATGTGCTCGGCGGCCGTAGTGGTGATATCCGGCCACGCCGCGTCGGCGTCCCAGCTGCCGCCGGTGCTCGGGTACCAGCGGCGCACCGCCGGTGCGCGGCCGTCGAGCACCAGCCGGTGCAGGCCGCCGAGCAGTCGAAGAGGGACCGCCAGTCGACCCGGGTCGTTTTCGTGGCCCGACAACACGGCCGCGAAGACACCGCCAGCCTGGACATCGGCGGCCACGCGGTCGAGCAGGTCCCCGTACATCGGGGAGCCCAGCGCCGCGCATGTCCGACCCTGCGAACGCAGGGTGGCCAGCAGGTGCTCAATGTCGCTCACCGGTCCGGCTGGTCCAGGCCGGAGCCGACGACATCGAACGCGTCGCCAAGCGCCTGTGGCAACGAGACCGACTCGTCGTCCAGCCAGTGCTCGTAGGCGCTCAACGCGACGCCGAGCATCATCCAGGCGACGGTCTGGGGCAGCAAGTCGGTGGTCTTGGTGTTCGACCGGCGGGCCACGAACGCGGCGATGACCTCGCGCCATCCGGCATACATCGTCATCGAGTAGGCCTGTAATTCGGCAGTTTGCAAGATGACCCGCATCCGCTGCCGGTGCCGGAGGGTCTCCGACTCGTCAAAGGTGTTGAACGCCAACAACGCTGCCCGTAACGCCTCGCCCAGCGGCACTTCGGGTTCGACCTGGTCGAGCAGTTCGCGCAACTGCTGCAGATGGCCGTCGAAGTCCCCCCAGGGGATCGCGTTCTTGGAGGCGTAATAGCGAAAAACCGTGCGACGGGCGATCCCGGCGGCCTGGGCGACGTCGTCGACGCTGACGTTCTCGAAACCACGGGCGGCGAACAGCCGCAGCGCGACGTCGGAGATGTGGTGCGGTGTCGTGGAGCGGCGCCGGCCCACCCGGGACTCAGGCACCATAGACCCCGCCCTTCCATTTCGGCACTCGATGCCATATTCTGACCAAGATTGTGACCAGCTCGACCCCGACTTGTCGAGTCTTTAAGGAAGGCGGCTTCATGGAACACGAGATCGACACCGACACCGAGCTCGTCACCGAGACCCTGGTAGAAGAGGTGTCCATCGACGGCATGTGCGGGGTCTACTGACCGTGCCCGCCCCCGCGCCGGCCCGTGCGGGGTTCGATCCCGATCTGGGCTGGCGACTGCATCCGCAGGTAGCGGTTCGACCCGAGCCATTCGGCGCGCTGCTGTATCACTTCGGTACCCGCAAGCTGTCGTTTCTGAAGAACCACACCATGCTCGCGGTGGTGCAGTCGCTGGGTGACCACCCCGACGTCCGATCCGCCTGCCGCGCAGCCGGACTCGACGACACTGAGCTTGCCCCTTACCTGCACGCGCTGGGCGTGCTCGCCACCTCCAACATGCTGGTCGCGCGGGAGACCCGATGACCACGGCTGTTCCGCGGCTCGTCGAGCAGTTCGAACGCGGACTCGACGCGCCGATCTGCCTGACCTGGGAGCTGACCTATGCCTGCAACCTGGCGTGCGTGCATTGCCTGTCGTCGTCGGGCAAACGTGATCCACGGGAGCTTTCCACGCAGCAATGCAAGGACATCATCGACGAGCTGGAACGCATGCAGGTGTTCTACGTCAACATCGGCGGCGGGGAACCTACTGTACGGCCGGACTTTTGGGAATTGGTGGACTACGCGACCGCACATCATGTCGGAGTGAAGTTCTCCACCAACGGCGTACGGATCACCCCCGAAGTAGCCGCGCGGTTGGCCGCCAGCGACTACGTCGATGTCCAGGTTTCGCTCGACGGCGCGACCGCTGAAGTCAACGACGCCATCCGCGGGCCCGGCTCGTACGCCATGGCGGTGCGGGCTTTGGAAAACCTTGCTGCGGCCGGCTTTTCCGACGCCAAGCTCTCCGTCGTGGTGACCCGCCACAACGTCGACCAGCTCGACGACTTCGCCGCGCTGGCCAGCCGGTACGGCGCCACGCTGCGAATTACCCGGCTGCGCCCGTCCGGTCGGGGGGCGGATGTCTGGGACGAGCTGCACCCAACCGCCGACCAGCAGATTCAGCTCTACGGCTGGTTGGTCGCCAAGGGCAAACGGGTGCTGACCGGCGACTCGTTCTTTCATCTGTCCGGGCTGGGCGCTCCCGGTGCGCTCGCCGGCCTCAACATGTGCGGGGCCGGACGGGTGGTGTGCTTGATCGACCCGGTCGGCGACGTGTACGCTTGCCCGTTCGCCATCCATGAGCGCTTCCTTGCCGGAAACATCTTGTCCGACAGCGGGTTTGACAATATCTGGAGGAACGCTCCGCTTTTTCGTGAGCTGCGCGACCCGCAGTCTGCCGGCGCGTGCGGCAGCTGCGGCCACTACGACAGCTGCCGGGGTGGCTGCATGGCGGCCAAGTTCTTCACCGGTCTGCCGATCGATGGACCGGATCCGGAATGCGTGCAGGGCTACGGCGTGGCCGCGCTGGCCGGCGACCGCGTCAAGCCGCGCCCTGCCGGCGACCACTCGCATCGAGGCTCCCGACCGGTGCCGCTGACATTGACCACTCGCCCGCCGAAACGCCTCTGCAACGAGAGCCCGGTCTAGTCATGGCCCGCGATCTTTGGTTTGAGACGGTTGCCATCGCGCAGCAGCGCGCCAAGCGCCGGCTGCCCAAATCGGTCTACTCATCGCTGGTCGCCGCCAGTGAAAAGGGTGTGACCGTCTCCGACAACGTCGAGGCGTTCAGCGAGCTTGGTTTCGCGCCCCACGTCGTCGGTGCTGCGGGCAAGCGCGATCTTTCCACAACGGTTATGGGGCAACATATTTCGTTGCCCGTGATCATCTCTCCCACCGGTGTGCAAGCGGTGCACCCGGACGGTGAGATCGCCGTAGCGAGAGCGGCCGCGGCGCGCGGCACCGCGATGGGGTTGTCCTCGTTTGCGAGCAAACCGATCGAGGAAGTCATCGCGGCATGCGACAAATTGTTCTTCCAGGTGTACTGGCTCGGTGGCCGCGACGCGATCGCCGAGCGGGTGGAACGGGCACGTCAAGCCGGCGCAGTGGGCTTGATCGTCACCACCGACTGGACGTTCTCGCACGGACGCGACTGGGGTAGCCCGAAGAT encodes:
- the mftA gene encoding mycofactocin precursor MftA (Mycofactocin is a small molecule electron carrier derived from the final two amino acids, Val-Tyr, of MftA, the mycofactocin precursor. It plays a role in redox homeostasis and the metabolism of alcohols and aldehydes in Actinobacteria, including Mycobacterium tuberculosis.): MEHEIDTDTELVTETLVEEVSIDGMCGVY
- the mftR gene encoding mycofactocin system transcriptional regulator (MftR, the mycofactocin system transcriptional regulator, is an uncharacterized TetR family DNA-binding transcription factor. Its role is inferred by context. It occurs as part of the biosynthesis locus for mycofactocin, a partially characterized electron carrier derived from the terminal Val-Tyr dipeptide of the precursor peptide MftA, through a radical SAM enzyme-mediated process.), producing the protein MVPESRVGRRRSTTPHHISDVALRLFAARGFENVSVDDVAQAAGIARRTVFRYYASKNAIPWGDFDGHLQQLRELLDQVEPEVPLGEALRAALLAFNTFDESETLRHRQRMRVILQTAELQAYSMTMYAGWREVIAAFVARRSNTKTTDLLPQTVAWMMLGVALSAYEHWLDDESVSLPQALGDAFDVVGSGLDQPDR
- the mftC gene encoding mycofactocin radical SAM maturase (MftC is a radical SAM/SPASM enzyme that catalyzes the first two steps in biosynthesis of the electron carrier mycofactocin from the terminal Val-Tyr dipeptide of the precursor peptide MftA.) — protein: MTTAVPRLVEQFERGLDAPICLTWELTYACNLACVHCLSSSGKRDPRELSTQQCKDIIDELERMQVFYVNIGGGEPTVRPDFWELVDYATAHHVGVKFSTNGVRITPEVAARLAASDYVDVQVSLDGATAEVNDAIRGPGSYAMAVRALENLAAAGFSDAKLSVVVTRHNVDQLDDFAALASRYGATLRITRLRPSGRGADVWDELHPTADQQIQLYGWLVAKGKRVLTGDSFFHLSGLGAPGALAGLNMCGAGRVVCLIDPVGDVYACPFAIHERFLAGNILSDSGFDNIWRNAPLFRELRDPQSAGACGSCGHYDSCRGGCMAAKFFTGLPIDGPDPECVQGYGVAALAGDRVKPRPAGDHSHRGSRPVPLTLTTRPPKRLCNESPV
- the mftB gene encoding mycofactocin biosynthesis chaperone MftB (MftB, a small protein, is a peptide chaperone that assists the radical SAM enzyme MftC in performing two modifications to the C-terminal Val-Tyr dipeptide of the mycofactocin precursor peptide, MftA. MftB's role is analogous to the role of PqqD in the biosynthesis of PQQ, a cofactor that derives entirely from a Tyr and a Glu in the precursor PqqA.), translating into MRGLLTVPAPAPARAGFDPDLGWRLHPQVAVRPEPFGALLYHFGTRKLSFLKNHTMLAVVQSLGDHPDVRSACRAAGLDDTELAPYLHALGVLATSNMLVARETR
- a CDS encoding NAD(P)/FAD-dependent oxidoreductase; its protein translation is MYELHVTTSAGGRGAGKGIVIVGGGLAAARTSEQLRRANYTGPITIVSDEVHLPYDRPPLSKEVLRSEVDDVTLKPREFYDEHGITLRLGSAATGLDTAEQTVTLEDGTVLGYDALVIATGLVPRRIPSFPDLEGIRVLRFYDESIALRRHATEARHAVVVGAGFIGCEVAASLRGLGVDVVLVEPQPAPLAGVLGTQIGELVARLHRAEGVDVRTEVAVAEVRGQGHVNSVVLTDGAEVTADLVVVGIGSRPATEWLNGSGIKVDNGVICDEAGRTSAPNVWALGDVASWRNPMGHQVRVEHWSNVAEQARVVVPAMLGQQAPSHVVVPYFWSDQYDVKIQCLGEPQATDIVHLVEDDGRKFLAYYERDGIVAGVVGGGMPGKVMKTRAKIAVAAPISEVLG
- a CDS encoding DUF2332 domain-containing protein yields the protein MSDIEHLLATLRSQGRTCAALGSPMYGDLLDRVAADVQAGGVFAAVLSGHENDPGRLAVPLRLLGGLHRLVLDGRAPAVRRWYPSTGGSWDADAAWPDITTTAAEHISPLRAALDQPPQTNEVGRSAALIGGLLILRRQFPLPVRLFEIGSSAGLNLRADHYRYRYPGGQWGPTDSPVIIDDAWRGKLPPAGAVPITERHGYDIAPIDATSPEGELALLSYVWPDMTVRMDRLRGAISLARKVPARLQRSTAADAVAELAVADGALTVLWHSITWQYLSADEQNAVRAGIDAVAACATVRSPFAHLMLEPQRRTPDTPHAFLLRVRSWPGGDDRVLADCAPHGPPVIWE